The following proteins are encoded in a genomic region of Mycolicibacterium rutilum:
- a CDS encoding acyl-CoA dehydrogenase family protein: MAINLELPRKLEAVIEKAHQGAAEMLRPISRKWDLREHEYPVELDTLATLFEGIQGAKTVAFAGAEAFAGGDSPKDTNHNGANMSAVLNVMEISWGDVALMLSVPRQGLGNAAISSVATPEQLERLGKDMWAAMAITEPGFGSDSAAVSTTAKLDGDEYVINGEKIFVTAGSRATHIVVWATLDKSLGRAAIKSFIVPREHPGVTVERLEDKLGIKASDTAVIRLDNVRIPKDNLLGSPEIQVEKGFAGVMETFDNTRPVVAAMAVGIARAALEEVRKILTEAGIEISYDKPSHAQSAPAAEFLRMESDWEAAYLLMVRSAWQADNAIPNSKEASMGKAKAGRVASDITLKAVELAGTVGYSETTLLEKWARDSKILDIFEGTQQIQLLVVARRLLGLSSAELK, from the coding sequence ATGGCAATCAATCTGGAACTCCCCCGCAAGCTCGAAGCGGTGATCGAGAAGGCGCATCAGGGCGCGGCGGAGATGCTGCGGCCGATCTCCCGCAAGTGGGACCTGCGCGAGCACGAGTACCCGGTCGAACTCGACACGCTGGCCACCCTGTTCGAAGGCATCCAGGGCGCCAAGACGGTCGCGTTCGCCGGCGCCGAGGCGTTCGCCGGTGGCGACTCGCCCAAGGACACCAACCACAACGGCGCGAACATGTCGGCCGTGCTCAACGTGATGGAAATCAGTTGGGGCGACGTCGCTCTCATGCTGTCGGTGCCGCGCCAGGGGCTCGGCAACGCCGCGATCTCCAGCGTCGCCACCCCCGAACAGCTGGAGCGCCTGGGCAAGGACATGTGGGCCGCGATGGCCATCACCGAGCCCGGGTTCGGCTCGGACTCGGCGGCGGTGTCGACGACGGCCAAACTCGACGGTGACGAGTACGTCATCAACGGCGAGAAGATCTTCGTCACCGCCGGATCGCGCGCCACACACATCGTGGTGTGGGCGACGCTGGACAAGTCGTTGGGCCGGGCGGCGATCAAGTCGTTCATCGTGCCGCGCGAGCATCCCGGCGTGACGGTCGAGCGCCTCGAGGACAAGCTCGGCATCAAGGCCTCCGACACCGCGGTGATCCGCCTCGACAACGTCCGCATCCCGAAGGACAACCTGCTCGGCAGCCCAGAGATCCAGGTGGAGAAGGGTTTTGCCGGGGTCATGGAAACCTTCGACAACACCCGCCCGGTGGTCGCCGCGATGGCCGTCGGCATCGCCCGCGCCGCGCTCGAAGAGGTCCGCAAGATCCTCACCGAGGCCGGCATCGAGATCTCCTACGACAAACCCTCGCACGCCCAGAGCGCGCCTGCCGCGGAGTTCCTGCGCATGGAATCCGATTGGGAGGCGGCTTATCTGCTGATGGTGCGCTCGGCGTGGCAGGCCGACAACGCGATTCCGAACTCGAAGGAAGCGTCGATGGGCAAGGCCAAGGCCGGCCGCGTCGCCAGCGACATCACGCTCAAGGCCGTCGAACTGGCCGGCACCGTCGGCTACTCGGAGACGACGCTGCTCGAGAAGTGGGCCCGCGACAGCAAGATCCTCGACATCTTCGAGGGCACCCAGCAGATCCAGCTGCTGGTGGTGGCCCGTCGGCTGCTCGGCCTGTCGTCGGCCGAACTCAAATAG
- a CDS encoding esterase family protein, with product MSLIDKIRGPWARRFAVAAVAAALLPGVVSIAGQTATAGAFSRPGLPVEYLMVPSPSMGRDIKVQFQKGTGSKAVYLLDGLRARDDYNGWDLETQAFEWYFDSPLSLIMPVGGQSSFYSDWYAPACGKAGCQTYKWETFLTSELPQWLAANRGVSTQGNAAVGLSMSGNSAMILAAYHPDQFIYAGALSAFLNPSEGSWPFLINMAMGDAGGYKANDMWGPTEDPNSAWKRNDPMLQIPTLVSNGTRLWVYCGNGKPNELGGANLPAEFLEGLTIRTNVTFRDNYIAAGGQNGVFNFPPYGTHSWEYWGQQLQEMKPDLISHLGS from the coding sequence ATGAGCTTGATTGACAAGATTCGTGGCCCGTGGGCGCGACGCTTCGCGGTGGCTGCCGTCGCGGCGGCCTTGCTGCCGGGTGTGGTGAGTATCGCCGGGCAGACAGCGACAGCGGGGGCGTTCTCCCGGCCCGGCCTGCCGGTCGAGTACCTGATGGTGCCGTCGCCCTCTATGGGCCGCGACATCAAGGTGCAGTTTCAGAAGGGCACCGGCTCCAAGGCCGTGTATCTGCTGGACGGCCTGCGCGCCCGCGACGACTACAACGGCTGGGACCTCGAGACGCAGGCCTTCGAGTGGTACTTCGACTCGCCGCTGTCGCTGATCATGCCGGTCGGCGGTCAGTCCAGCTTCTACTCGGACTGGTACGCGCCGGCCTGCGGCAAGGCGGGCTGCCAGACCTACAAGTGGGAGACGTTCCTGACCAGCGAGCTGCCGCAGTGGCTCGCCGCGAACCGGGGCGTGTCGACCCAGGGCAACGCCGCGGTGGGGCTGTCGATGTCGGGCAACTCGGCGATGATCCTGGCGGCCTATCACCCCGACCAGTTCATCTACGCCGGTGCGCTCTCGGCGTTCCTGAATCCGTCGGAGGGCAGCTGGCCGTTCCTGATCAACATGGCGATGGGTGACGCCGGCGGCTACAAGGCCAACGACATGTGGGGCCCGACCGAGGACCCGAACAGCGCGTGGAAGCGCAACGACCCGATGCTGCAGATCCCGACGCTGGTGTCCAACGGCACCCGGCTGTGGGTCTACTGCGGCAACGGCAAGCCCAACGAACTGGGTGGCGCGAACCTGCCCGCCGAGTTCCTCGAGGGCTTGACGATCCGCACCAACGTCACGTTCCGCGACAACTACATCGCCGCGGGCGGACAGAACGGCGTGTTCAACTTCCCGCCGTACGGCACGCACAGCTGGGAGTACTGGGGCCAGCAGCTTCAGGAGATGAAGCCGGACCTCATCTCGCACCTGGGTTCGTAA
- a CDS encoding acyl-CoA dehydrogenase family protein, with translation MTVSTVDADFVSRLADRALEAERLRQLPPATVEEFTASGLSDLLVPARFGGRQAPFPAILDPVRRMAHGCASSAWTIGFLVLHNWMVALFGEQAQQEAFATRPFLAPAPLAPTGRGVPVDGGIRLTGRWSWATGVMHGNWIMVGALCGPDDDLTAIWPALALLPITDVVIEDVWHTDGMRATGSNDVVITDAFVPEHRLVRVGDIYAGSAPGAQLHDADTYRWPMVPAVALLAAMPALGSAERAAEIYAERLAGRVLAYEGLTQKDKPLAQARLGEADVRLRTLRGLLADTVGEIETAVAAGESVPRPVRAAARMSAAHIVHESRAVIGLLLEASGASAHFVDNPLQRIKRDVDVIAGHVVFDYDTGRELAGALKLGMKVPRTAMV, from the coding sequence ATGACCGTCTCCACTGTCGACGCCGACTTCGTCAGCCGGCTGGCGGACCGGGCGCTGGAGGCCGAACGGCTGCGCCAACTGCCCCCGGCGACGGTCGAGGAGTTCACCGCGTCGGGACTGTCCGATCTGCTGGTGCCTGCCCGGTTCGGCGGCCGGCAGGCGCCGTTTCCCGCGATCCTCGACCCGGTGCGGCGGATGGCCCACGGGTGCGCCTCGAGCGCCTGGACGATCGGCTTTCTCGTCCTGCACAACTGGATGGTCGCGCTGTTCGGCGAGCAGGCCCAGCAGGAGGCGTTCGCGACGCGCCCGTTCCTGGCGCCCGCCCCGTTGGCGCCGACGGGCCGCGGCGTGCCCGTCGACGGCGGCATCCGGCTCACCGGCCGCTGGTCGTGGGCCACCGGCGTGATGCACGGGAACTGGATCATGGTCGGTGCCCTGTGCGGTCCCGACGACGACCTGACCGCGATCTGGCCCGCGCTCGCGCTGCTGCCGATCACCGACGTGGTCATCGAGGACGTCTGGCACACCGACGGCATGCGCGCCACCGGATCCAACGACGTCGTCATCACCGATGCGTTCGTGCCCGAGCACCGGTTGGTTCGGGTGGGCGACATCTACGCCGGCAGCGCCCCCGGCGCGCAACTGCACGACGCCGACACCTATCGCTGGCCGATGGTGCCGGCCGTGGCGCTGCTGGCCGCGATGCCGGCACTGGGCAGCGCCGAACGCGCCGCCGAGATCTACGCCGAGCGGCTGGCGGGCCGCGTGCTGGCCTACGAAGGCCTCACGCAGAAGGACAAACCCCTCGCCCAGGCCCGGCTCGGCGAGGCCGATGTCCGGCTGCGTACCCTGCGCGGCCTGCTGGCCGACACCGTCGGCGAGATCGAAACCGCCGTCGCCGCAGGTGAATCGGTGCCGCGGCCGGTGCGCGCTGCGGCGCGGATGTCCGCCGCGCACATCGTCCACGAGTCGCGCGCCGTGATCGGCTTGCTACTCGAGGCGTCGGGCGCCAGCGCGCACTTCGTCGACAATCCACTGCAGCGCATCAAACGCGATGTCGACGTGATCGCCGGCCACGTCGTGTTCGATTACGACACCGGCCGCGAACTCGCCGGGGCGTTGAAGCTCGGGATGAAAGTGCCGCGGACCGCGATGGTGTAG
- a CDS encoding nitroreductase/quinone reductase family protein, with product MAEDLRDRITKLFQKNVANRLMRALPFQTLLETTGRKSGQPRRTPLGGSRVGDQFWFVSEFGERSHYIKNIQADPRVRVRLNGRWHTGAAHLIHDDDPHERLKSLPQFNSFGVRTFGTNLLTVRVDLID from the coding sequence ATGGCCGAGGACCTGCGCGACCGGATCACCAAGCTGTTCCAGAAGAACGTCGCCAACCGGCTGATGCGGGCGCTGCCGTTCCAGACACTGCTGGAGACGACGGGCCGCAAGTCCGGGCAGCCGCGACGCACGCCGCTGGGCGGCAGCCGGGTCGGCGATCAGTTCTGGTTCGTCTCCGAGTTCGGCGAGCGCTCGCACTACATCAAGAACATCCAGGCCGACCCGCGGGTGCGGGTGCGGTTGAACGGCCGGTGGCACACCGGGGCTGCACACCTGATCCACGACGACGACCCCCACGAACGGCTCAAGTCGCTGCCGCAGTTCAACAGCTTCGGCGTGCGCACGTTCGGCACCAATCTCTTGACCGTGCGGGTCGATCTGATCGACTGA
- the hisN gene encoding histidinol-phosphatase → MDRPEDDLTLALALADEADAQTTARFGAVDLVVETKPDMTPATDADLEVEAMIRRRLASARPEDSVFGEEFGGTREFVGRQWVVDPIDGTKNFVRGVPVWATLIALLHDGVPALGVVSAPALQRRWWAVSGQGAFAQVTGQPERRVSVSKVDDLGSASLAFSSLSGWAQRGIRDRFVALTDEVWRVRGYGDFYNYCLVAEGAVDIALEPEVSTWDLAPLDVLVREAGGRFTNLAGEPGPHGGSAVATNGLLHEAVLTRLR, encoded by the coding sequence ATGGATCGCCCCGAGGATGACCTGACGTTGGCGCTCGCGTTGGCCGACGAGGCCGACGCGCAGACCACCGCCCGATTCGGCGCGGTCGACCTCGTCGTCGAGACCAAACCCGACATGACACCGGCCACCGACGCCGACCTCGAGGTGGAGGCGATGATCCGGCGCCGGCTCGCGTCGGCCCGGCCCGAGGACTCGGTGTTCGGCGAAGAGTTCGGCGGCACCCGGGAATTCGTCGGCAGGCAGTGGGTCGTCGACCCGATCGACGGGACCAAGAACTTCGTGCGCGGGGTGCCGGTGTGGGCGACGCTGATCGCGCTGCTGCACGACGGGGTGCCGGCGCTCGGTGTGGTCAGCGCGCCCGCGCTGCAGCGACGGTGGTGGGCGGTCTCCGGGCAGGGCGCGTTCGCCCAGGTGACCGGACAACCCGAACGACGGGTCTCGGTGTCGAAGGTCGACGATCTCGGGTCGGCGAGCCTGGCGTTCTCGAGCCTGTCCGGGTGGGCGCAGCGCGGGATCCGCGACCGCTTCGTCGCGCTCACCGACGAGGTGTGGCGCGTGCGCGGATACGGCGACTTCTACAACTACTGCCTGGTCGCCGAGGGCGCCGTCGACATCGCGCTGGAACCCGAGGTGTCGACGTGGGACCTGGCGCCGCTGGACGTGCTGGTGCGCGAGGCCGGCGGCCGCTTCACCAACCTCGCCGGCGAACCCGGCCCGCACGGCGGCAGCGCGGTGGCCACCAACGGCCTGCTGCACGAGGCGGTGTTGACGCGGCTGCGCTGA
- a CDS encoding FAD-dependent oxidoreductase, translating into MRPYHVAIVGSGPSGYFAASSLLKFADSAEDIDVRVDMIEMLPTPWGLVRSGVAPDHPKIKSISAQFEKTALDPRFRFFGNVAVGEHVQPAELAERYHAVIYAVGAQSDRALGIPGEDLPGSVAAVDFVGWYNAHPHFEEMTPDISSGRAVVIGNGNVALDVARILVTDPDALAATDIADHALESLHDRGVEEVLVIGRRGPLQAPFTTLELRELGHLEGLGDVDVIVDPADFAGITDADLDAAGKTVRNNVKVLRGYAETTPKNAKRRIVFRFRTSPIEIKGDGRVESIVLGRNELVEENGRIVARDTGEREEVPAQLVVRAVGYRGVPTPGLPFDERSGTIPHTAGRVEGSRNEYVVGWIKRGPTGVIGSNKSDSQETVDTLIADLSGAQLFDFDEDHSEQLARWLVERQPKVVTDDHWRLIDEYERSAGEPHGRPRVKLTSVAELLRIGHG; encoded by the coding sequence ATGCGCCCATACCATGTGGCGATCGTCGGCTCCGGACCCTCGGGTTACTTCGCCGCGTCGTCGTTGCTCAAGTTCGCCGACTCCGCCGAGGACATCGACGTGCGCGTCGACATGATCGAGATGCTGCCCACTCCGTGGGGGCTGGTGCGCTCCGGTGTCGCGCCGGACCATCCGAAGATCAAGTCGATCAGCGCGCAGTTCGAGAAGACCGCGCTCGATCCGCGGTTCCGGTTCTTCGGCAACGTCGCGGTCGGCGAGCACGTGCAGCCGGCCGAGCTGGCCGAGCGCTATCACGCGGTGATCTACGCCGTCGGCGCCCAGTCGGACCGGGCGCTGGGCATCCCGGGTGAGGATCTGCCGGGCAGCGTCGCCGCCGTCGACTTCGTCGGCTGGTACAACGCGCACCCGCACTTCGAGGAGATGACGCCCGACATCTCGAGCGGACGCGCGGTGGTCATCGGCAACGGCAACGTCGCGCTCGACGTGGCCAGGATCCTGGTCACCGACCCCGATGCGCTCGCCGCCACCGACATCGCCGACCACGCGCTGGAGTCGCTGCACGACCGCGGTGTGGAGGAGGTTCTGGTCATCGGCAGGCGCGGGCCGCTGCAGGCGCCGTTCACCACGCTGGAGCTGCGTGAGCTCGGCCATCTCGAAGGGCTCGGCGACGTCGACGTGATCGTCGACCCCGCCGATTTCGCCGGCATCACCGACGCCGACCTCGACGCTGCGGGCAAGACCGTGCGCAACAACGTCAAGGTGCTGCGCGGTTACGCCGAGACGACGCCGAAGAACGCCAAGCGGCGCATCGTGTTCCGGTTCCGCACCTCGCCGATCGAGATCAAGGGCGACGGCCGGGTGGAGTCGATCGTGCTGGGCCGCAACGAGCTGGTCGAGGAGAACGGCCGCATCGTGGCCAGGGACACCGGCGAGCGTGAGGAAGTGCCCGCGCAGCTGGTGGTCCGCGCGGTCGGCTACCGCGGCGTGCCGACGCCGGGCCTGCCGTTCGACGAGCGCAGCGGCACGATCCCGCACACCGCCGGGCGCGTCGAGGGCAGCCGCAACGAGTACGTCGTCGGCTGGATCAAGCGCGGCCCCACCGGAGTCATCGGCAGCAACAAGAGCGACTCGCAGGAGACCGTCGACACGCTGATCGCCGACCTGTCCGGCGCGCAGCTGTTCGACTTCGACGAGGACCATTCCGAGCAGCTGGCGCGGTGGCTGGTCGAGCGGCAGCCGAAGGTCGTCACCGACGACCACTGGCGGTTGATCGACGAGTACGAGCGCTCAGCCGGCGAACCGCACGGCCGGCCGCGGGTGAAGTTGACCAGCGTCGCCGAACTGCTGCGGATCGGGCACGGTTAA
- the prfB gene encoding peptide chain release factor 2, translated as MDPDRQADLAALDSTLTTVERVLDIEGLRSRIEKLEHEASDPNLWDDQTRAQKVTSDLSHAQNELRRVEDLRRRLDDLPVLYELADEEEGAAATEAKGEADAELTKLREDIEAMEVRTLLSGEYDEREAVVTIRSGAGGVDAADWAEMLMRMYIRWAEQHDYPVEVFDTSYAEEAGIKSATFAVHAPFAYGTLSVEQGTHRLVRISPFDNQSRRQTSFADVEVLPVVDTTDHIDIPESDVRVDVYRSSGPGGQSVNTTDSAVRLTHIPTGIVVTCQNEKSQLQNKVSAMRVLQAKLLERKRLEERAEMDALKGDGGSSWGNQMRSYVLHPYQMVKDLRTEYEVGNPAAVLDGDIDGFLEAGIRWRKSQNDE; from the coding sequence GTGGATCCTGATCGTCAAGCCGACCTCGCCGCCCTCGACTCCACCCTCACGACGGTGGAGCGGGTGCTCGACATCGAGGGTCTTCGCAGCCGCATCGAAAAGCTCGAGCACGAGGCGTCCGACCCGAACCTCTGGGACGACCAGACGCGCGCCCAGAAGGTGACCAGCGACCTGTCGCACGCCCAGAACGAGCTGCGCCGCGTCGAGGACCTGCGCCGGCGCCTCGACGACCTGCCGGTGCTCTACGAGCTCGCCGACGAGGAGGAGGGCGCGGCCGCCACCGAGGCCAAGGGCGAGGCCGACGCAGAGCTGACCAAGCTGCGCGAGGACATCGAGGCGATGGAAGTGCGCACGCTGCTGTCCGGCGAGTACGACGAGCGCGAGGCCGTCGTCACCATCCGCTCGGGCGCGGGCGGCGTCGACGCCGCGGACTGGGCCGAGATGCTGATGCGGATGTACATCCGCTGGGCCGAGCAGCACGACTACCCGGTCGAGGTGTTCGACACCTCCTACGCCGAGGAGGCGGGCATCAAGAGCGCGACGTTCGCCGTGCACGCCCCGTTCGCGTACGGGACCCTGTCGGTCGAGCAGGGCACCCACCGGCTGGTGCGCATCAGCCCGTTCGACAACCAGAGCCGCCGCCAGACGTCATTCGCCGATGTCGAGGTGCTGCCCGTGGTCGACACCACCGACCACATCGACATCCCGGAAAGCGATGTGCGCGTTGACGTTTACCGGTCCAGCGGGCCAGGCGGGCAGTCGGTCAACACCACCGACTCCGCGGTGCGGCTGACCCACATCCCGACCGGCATCGTGGTGACCTGCCAGAACGAGAAGTCGCAGCTGCAGAACAAGGTGTCGGCGATGCGGGTGTTGCAGGCAAAACTGTTGGAGCGCAAGCGCCTGGAGGAGCGCGCCGAGATGGACGCGCTCAAGGGCGACGGCGGCAGCTCGTGGGGTAACCAGATGCGGTCCTATGTGCTGCACCCGTACCAGATGGTCAAGGATCTCCGCACCGAGTACGAGGTCGGCAACCCGGCCGCGGTGCTCGACGGCGACATCGACGGCTTCCTCGAGGCCGGGATCCGTTGGCGCAAGAGCCAAAACGACGAGTAA
- a CDS encoding acyl-CoA dehydrogenase family protein, producing the protein MTNTLPSKNGSKPKRRGGKESAVGLQKHRRTATDLGLALVTPLVGQEFLDRYNLRDPLNRGLKYGVKQAFSVAGAAGRQFKRVSGSQSSPTRLKTSGSDYFDLTPDDEQQMIVDTVAEFAAEVIRPGAREADEAAAYPADLVAKASELGITAINVPEDFDGIAAHRAAVTNVLVAEALAYGDMGLALPILAPAGVASALTHWGSADQQATYLTEFAGENVPQACVAIAEPRPLFDPTALKTTAVRTPSGYRIDGVKSLVPAAADAELFIVAAQLNGKPALFIVESSSQGVSVIADPGMGIRAAALGQVTFDSVTVPLSARLGEDEATDEDYSEAIALSRLGWAALAVGTSHAVLDYVVPYVKERQAFGEPIAHRQAVAFMCANMAIEFDGLRLITWRGASRADQGLSFTREAALAKRLGADKGMQIGLDGVQLLGGHGYTKEHPVERWYRDLRAIGVAEGVVVI; encoded by the coding sequence ATGACCAACACCCTGCCGTCGAAGAACGGGTCGAAACCGAAGCGGCGCGGCGGTAAAGAAAGCGCCGTGGGCCTGCAGAAACACCGGCGCACCGCGACCGACCTGGGCCTGGCGCTCGTCACCCCGCTGGTCGGCCAGGAGTTCCTGGATCGCTACAACCTGCGCGACCCGCTCAACCGCGGGCTCAAGTACGGCGTCAAGCAGGCGTTCTCGGTCGCCGGCGCCGCGGGCCGCCAGTTCAAGCGCGTCTCGGGCAGCCAGAGCAGTCCCACGCGGCTCAAGACCAGCGGCTCGGACTACTTCGACCTCACCCCCGACGACGAACAACAGATGATCGTCGACACGGTCGCCGAGTTCGCCGCGGAAGTCATCCGGCCGGGCGCGCGGGAGGCCGACGAGGCCGCGGCCTACCCCGCCGACCTCGTCGCCAAAGCCTCCGAACTCGGCATCACCGCGATCAACGTGCCCGAGGACTTCGACGGCATCGCGGCGCACCGCGCGGCGGTCACCAATGTGCTGGTCGCCGAGGCGCTGGCCTACGGCGACATGGGGCTGGCGCTGCCGATCCTGGCCCCGGCGGGTGTCGCGTCGGCGCTCACCCACTGGGGCAGCGCCGATCAGCAGGCCACCTATCTCACGGAGTTCGCCGGCGAGAACGTCCCGCAGGCCTGCGTGGCGATCGCCGAGCCGCGGCCGCTGTTCGATCCGACCGCGTTGAAGACGACGGCCGTGCGGACCCCCAGCGGCTACCGCATCGACGGCGTGAAGTCGCTGGTGCCGGCCGCCGCCGACGCCGAATTGTTCATCGTCGCAGCGCAACTCAACGGCAAGCCGGCGTTGTTCATCGTCGAGTCGTCGTCGCAGGGCGTCAGCGTCATCGCCGATCCCGGCATGGGCATCCGCGCCGCGGCCCTGGGCCAGGTGACCTTCGACAGCGTGACCGTGCCGCTGTCGGCGCGCCTCGGCGAGGACGAAGCGACCGACGAGGACTACTCCGAGGCGATCGCGCTGTCACGGCTGGGCTGGGCGGCGCTGGCCGTCGGCACGTCGCACGCGGTGCTCGACTACGTCGTGCCCTACGTCAAGGAACGCCAGGCGTTCGGTGAGCCGATCGCGCATCGGCAGGCGGTCGCGTTCATGTGCGCCAACATGGCCATCGAGTTCGACGGGTTGCGGCTGATCACCTGGCGGGGCGCGTCGCGCGCCGACCAGGGCCTGTCGTTCACCCGCGAGGCGGCGCTGGCCAAACGGCTGGGCGCCGACAAGGGCATGCAGATCGGCCTGGACGGCGTGCAGCTGCTCGGCGGCCACGGCTACACCAAGGAACACCCGGTTGAACGCTGGTATCGCGATCTTCGCGCGATCGGCGTCGCCGAGGGTGTTGTAGTTATTTGA
- a CDS encoding IS110 family RNA-guided transposase: MRETTTIAEVVVGQQLWAGVDAGKSDHYCVVIDADGQRLLSQRVANDEAVLVELIDEVMALADGGDVTWAIDLNAGGAALLITLLIASQQRLLYISGRTVYHASSGYRGDGKTDAKDAAIIADQARMRRDLQPLRSGDELAVELRILTAGRTDLVADRTRAINRLRAQLLEYFPALERAFDYSTSKAALILLTGYQTPDGLRRAGAARLTAWLAKHKARNASAVAAKAIEAANAQHTIVPGQDLAATMVARLAKEVMTLDTEIGATETMIEDRFRRHRHAEIILSMPGFGVVLGAEFIAATGGDMNAFDSADRLAGVSGLAPVPRDSGRISGNLKRPRRYDRRLLRACYLSAQIAIRTDAASRTYYDRKRSEGKTHTQAVLALARRRLNVLWAMLRDHRTYQPTAPNAAAA; the protein is encoded by the coding sequence TTGAGAGAAACAACAACGATCGCGGAGGTGGTTGTGGGGCAACAACTGTGGGCGGGCGTCGACGCTGGAAAGTCTGACCACTACTGCGTGGTTATCGATGCCGACGGGCAGCGCTTGCTGTCGCAACGGGTGGCTAACGACGAGGCGGTCTTGGTCGAATTGATCGACGAGGTTATGGCATTGGCCGACGGCGGTGATGTTACGTGGGCGATCGACCTGAATGCCGGCGGTGCCGCGCTGCTGATTACCTTGCTCATCGCTTCCCAGCAGCGGCTGCTCTACATTTCTGGCCGCACTGTTTACCACGCCTCGTCCGGCTACCGCGGCGACGGCAAAACCGATGCCAAAGACGCCGCGATCATTGCCGATCAGGCCCGGATGCGCCGCGACCTGCAACCGCTGCGGTCCGGCGATGAGCTCGCAGTCGAGCTGCGCATCCTGACCGCTGGACGCACCGATCTGGTCGCCGATCGCACCCGGGCGATCAACCGGCTGCGCGCCCAGCTGCTGGAATACTTCCCCGCCTTGGAACGCGCCTTCGACTACAGCACCAGCAAGGCCGCGCTCATCCTGCTCACCGGCTACCAAACTCCCGACGGGCTGCGCCGCGCCGGTGCCGCCCGCCTGACAGCCTGGCTGGCTAAACACAAGGCCCGCAACGCCTCTGCTGTCGCAGCCAAAGCTATCGAGGCGGCCAACGCCCAACACACCATCGTGCCCGGCCAAGACCTCGCCGCCACCATGGTCGCTCGCCTGGCCAAGGAGGTGATGACCCTCGACACCGAAATCGGCGCGACCGAGACGATGATCGAGGACCGATTTCGCCGCCACCGCCACGCCGAAATCATCCTGAGCATGCCCGGCTTCGGCGTCGTGCTCGGCGCCGAGTTCATCGCCGCCACCGGCGGCGACATGAATGCCTTCGATTCCGCCGACCGCCTCGCCGGCGTCTCCGGGCTGGCCCCAGTGCCGCGAGATTCTGGCCGCATCAGCGGCAACCTCAAACGCCCCCGCCGCTACGACCGCCGCCTGCTGCGCGCCTGTTACCTGTCCGCCCAGATAGCCATCCGCACTGACGCCGCCTCGCGCACCTACTACGACCGCAAAAGATCCGAAGGCAAAACCCACACTCAAGCCGTCCTCGCACTGGCCCGCCGACGCCTCAACGTCCTGTGGGCCATGCTGCGCGACCACAGGACCTATCAACCCACCGCCCCTAACGCCGCGGCGGCTTGA
- a CDS encoding TetR/AcrR family transcriptional regulator: protein MANARGSRLSADDWITAGYDILAEDGVKGLKLEPLCARAGATKGSFYWHFTDMAAYRTALVEAWGELRDEDRSHFAGLRELPPRERLSRMMEALVDARHWRLERAMREWARTDDAVAAGVRASDARVVDAVRQAFVDDGFDPDDADVRANATFAAGIGFLHLSGARPSRAAAARRERFLDIMLTH, encoded by the coding sequence ATGGCGAACGCCCGCGGGTCCCGGCTGAGCGCCGACGATTGGATCACCGCCGGGTACGACATCCTCGCCGAGGACGGCGTCAAGGGCCTCAAACTCGAGCCGCTGTGTGCCCGCGCCGGGGCGACCAAGGGCAGCTTCTACTGGCATTTCACCGACATGGCCGCATACCGCACGGCGCTGGTCGAAGCCTGGGGCGAACTGCGCGACGAGGACCGCAGCCACTTCGCCGGGCTACGTGAACTGCCGCCACGCGAGCGGTTGTCGCGAATGATGGAAGCACTGGTCGACGCGCGGCACTGGCGCCTCGAGCGCGCGATGCGCGAGTGGGCGCGCACCGACGACGCGGTGGCGGCCGGGGTGCGCGCCTCCGACGCCCGGGTGGTCGACGCGGTGCGGCAGGCGTTCGTCGACGACGGGTTCGACCCCGACGACGCCGATGTCCGCGCGAACGCCACCTTCGCGGCCGGGATCGGGTTCCTGCACCTGTCCGGAGCCCGGCCGAGCCGCGCGGCGGCCGCGCGACGCGAACGGTTCCTCGACATCATGCTCACGCACTGA